A section of the Chryseobacterium ginsenosidimutans genome encodes:
- a CDS encoding beta-ketoacyl-[acyl-carrier-protein] synthase family protein: MENRVVITGMGIYSCIGISLDEVKESLYQGKSGIALVQERKEFGFRSGLTGVVPKPDLKSLLNRRQRVSMGEESEYAYLATTDALKQAKVDQDFLDHNEVGILYGNDSVSQAVVESIDIAREKKDTTLMGSGAIFKSMNSTVTMNLSTIFKLRGINLTISAACASGSHSLGLAYMMIKNGLQDMIVCGGAQETNKYSMASFDGLGVFSVREDEPTKASRPFDSQRDGLIPSGGAASLIVESLESAQKRGANILGEIIGYGFSSNGGHISTPNVDGPALAMDRALKQSGLSAKDIDYINAHATSTPIGDTNEAKAIYEIFGSEVPVSSTKSMTGHECWMAGASEVIYSILMMQNDFVAPNINLENPDDEAKKINLVAETKSQKIDVFLSNSFGFGGTNSALIVKKFD; the protein is encoded by the coding sequence ATGGAAAACAGGGTTGTAATTACCGGAATGGGAATTTATTCTTGTATTGGGATTTCTTTAGATGAAGTTAAAGAATCGCTGTATCAAGGGAAATCCGGTATTGCTTTAGTTCAGGAAAGAAAAGAATTCGGTTTCAGATCGGGATTGACGGGTGTTGTTCCAAAGCCGGATTTGAAAAGTCTTTTAAACAGAAGACAGCGTGTAAGCATGGGCGAAGAAAGTGAATATGCTTATCTTGCGACCACGGATGCTTTGAAGCAGGCAAAAGTTGATCAGGACTTTCTGGATCATAATGAAGTAGGAATTTTGTACGGTAATGACAGTGTTTCTCAAGCAGTTGTAGAGTCAATTGATATTGCGAGAGAGAAAAAAGATACTACCTTAATGGGTTCAGGTGCGATTTTTAAATCGATGAATTCTACCGTTACCATGAATCTTTCAACAATATTCAAATTAAGAGGGATTAATCTTACCATCAGTGCAGCTTGCGCAAGCGGATCTCATTCTTTAGGGTTAGCTTATATGATGATTAAGAATGGGTTACAAGACATGATTGTGTGTGGAGGAGCCCAGGAAACTAACAAATATTCCATGGCGAGTTTTGATGGTTTAGGCGTTTTTTCGGTAAGAGAAGATGAACCTACAAAAGCATCAAGACCGTTTGATTCTCAAAGGGATGGCTTGATCCCAAGTGGCGGAGCGGCGTCTTTAATTGTTGAAAGTTTAGAATCAGCACAAAAAAGAGGAGCAAATATTTTAGGTGAAATTATCGGTTACGGTTTCTCATCAAATGGCGGACATATTTCTACACCCAATGTGGATGGTCCCGCTTTAGCAATGGACAGAGCATTAAAACAATCTGGTTTATCAGCAAAAGATATCGATTATATTAATGCCCATGCTACTTCTACACCAATTGGTGATACGAATGAAGCAAAAGCAATTTATGAGATTTTCGGGAGTGAAGTGCCTGTAAGTTCTACCAAATCTATGACCGGTCATGAATGTTGGATGGCGGGAGCAAGTGAAGTAATTTACTCCATTCTGATGATGCAGAATGATTTTGTGGCACCAAATATTAATTTGGAAAATCCCGATGATGAGGCAAAAAAGATAAATTTGGTTGCTGAAACAAAAAGTCAAAAAATTGACGTATTTTTGTCGAATTCTTTTGGATTTGGAGGGACAAATTCTGCATTAATTGTAAAAAAATTTGATTAA
- a CDS encoding acyl carrier protein, translating into MEREKIVAIVNDFLVNEFEVDGDEISNEANLKMTLGLDSLDYIDMVVVIESNFGVKLGEADFKKMITFDDFYSTIQNKIAEKNA; encoded by the coding sequence ATGGAAAGGGAAAAAATTGTTGCTATCGTCAATGACTTTTTGGTTAATGAATTCGAGGTAGACGGCGATGAAATCAGCAATGAAGCAAACTTAAAAATGACTTTAGGCCTAGACAGCTTAGATTATATTGATATGGTTGTAGTGATTGAATCTAATTTTGGAGTGAAATTAGGTGAAGCAGATTTCAAGAAAATGATCACTTTTGATGATTTCTATTCGACTATTCAAAATAAAATTGCTGAAAAGAACGCTTAA
- a CDS encoding LpxL/LpxP family acyltransferase, whose protein sequence is MNKWKGKSKGTILGYKIFVWCIRNIGIRSSYFVLYFVALYYFLFEKNSNKYFTYYFQKRLNYGYWKTKISLFKSYFTFGTILIDKTAISSGLREKYTYEFDGVENLKNLLNEKKGGVLISAHIGNFEIAEHFFADIDFDCQINLVTTDQEVTVIKEYLESVTVKKSSIKFIYVKDDMSHIFDINEALSKNELICFTGDRYFEGSKFLEADLLGKSAKFPAGPFLIASRLGVPVVYVYVMKEKNLHYHLYARVAESVKKRDAQGLLISYTQNLESMIKKYPLQWFNYFDFWDDID, encoded by the coding sequence ATGAACAAGTGGAAAGGTAAATCTAAAGGGACAATATTGGGTTATAAAATATTTGTCTGGTGCATTAGAAATATCGGAATCCGAAGTTCATATTTTGTGCTTTATTTTGTTGCTTTATACTATTTTTTGTTCGAAAAAAACAGCAATAAATATTTTACTTATTATTTCCAAAAAAGACTGAATTATGGATATTGGAAAACAAAAATTTCCTTATTTAAAAGTTATTTTACTTTTGGGACGATCTTGATTGATAAAACTGCGATTTCTTCCGGATTAAGAGAAAAATATACCTACGAATTTGATGGGGTTGAAAATCTCAAGAACCTTTTAAATGAGAAAAAAGGAGGAGTCTTAATCAGTGCCCACATCGGAAATTTCGAAATTGCAGAGCACTTTTTTGCTGACATCGATTTTGATTGCCAGATTAATTTAGTTACAACAGATCAGGAGGTTACGGTTATAAAGGAATACTTGGAAAGCGTTACTGTTAAAAAAAGTAGCATCAAATTTATTTATGTAAAAGACGATATGTCGCATATTTTCGACATTAATGAAGCGCTTTCAAAAAATGAATTGATCTGTTTTACAGGTGACCGTTATTTTGAAGGTTCCAAATTTTTAGAAGCTGATTTGCTGGGAAAAAGTGCAAAATTTCCGGCCGGACCTTTCTTAATTGCTTCCAGATTAGGTGTTCCCGTTGTATATGTGTACGTGATGAAAGAAAAAAATCTTCATTATCATTTGTATGCAAGAGTTGCCGAAAGCGTAAAAAAACGTGATGCACAGGGACTTTTAATCTCTTATACCCAAAATCTTGAATCAATGATTAAAAAATATCCTCTTCAATGGTTCAATTATTTTGATTTTTGGGATGATATTGATTAA
- a CDS encoding phytoene desaturase family protein, whose amino-acid sequence MKKEYDILVIGSGLGGLVSALILAKEGLKVCVLEKNNQYGGNLQTFSRDKLIFDTGVHYLGGLSKGQNLHQFFSYLEIMNDLELQKMEENCYDKITFGDDKIEYPHAQGYENFVAQLTTYFPDERENLEDYCEEIQRVCNHFPRYNVVGNDNYKEEILHLNTKRFIESITQNKKLQAVLLGSNFLYAGDSENVPFYVHALTVNSYIQSAYKCVKGGSQISKLLIRKLRQYGADVHKHSEVSEIIFNDKNILSSVKTKSGREYFAKKFISNIEIRSLINLIGKERLKKSFLNRVLSWEPVSSCFSVYLVLKPHSFSNFNYNIYHYSSEELVWNAYRYNKKAWPETYMLSSTSSKHHPEFAESLTAISYMDFDEVRDWQNTFNTIADEHERGEQYEQFKQEKAERMIDALEKKFPNLRDSIKNIYTSSPLSYRDYIGSFDGNMYGYVKNSENPLKTMVSPRTKIDNLFLTGQSVNMHGVLGCTIGAFNTCAEILGKELIDDRLTQMINKSKGEE is encoded by the coding sequence TTGAAAAAAGAATATGACATACTTGTAATCGGCAGCGGATTGGGAGGTCTTGTTTCGGCTCTTATTTTGGCGAAAGAAGGCTTGAAAGTCTGTGTCTTGGAGAAAAATAATCAATACGGTGGAAATTTGCAGACATTTTCCCGCGATAAGCTGATCTTTGACACCGGAGTTCATTATTTGGGAGGGCTTTCAAAGGGACAGAATCTTCATCAATTTTTCTCATATCTTGAAATCATGAACGATTTGGAACTCCAGAAAATGGAGGAAAACTGTTATGATAAGATTACTTTTGGAGATGATAAAATTGAATATCCGCACGCGCAAGGCTATGAAAATTTTGTTGCACAGTTAACAACATATTTTCCTGACGAACGTGAGAATTTAGAAGATTATTGTGAAGAAATTCAGCGGGTTTGTAATCATTTTCCAAGATACAATGTTGTTGGGAATGATAATTACAAAGAGGAAATACTTCATTTAAATACAAAAAGATTTATCGAATCCATTACCCAGAACAAAAAATTGCAGGCTGTTTTATTAGGCTCAAACTTTTTATATGCAGGAGATTCGGAAAATGTGCCTTTTTATGTTCATGCTTTGACAGTGAATTCTTACATTCAAAGTGCTTACAAATGTGTGAAAGGAGGAAGCCAGATTTCTAAATTATTGATCAGGAAATTAAGACAATACGGAGCAGATGTCCATAAACATTCAGAAGTTTCTGAAATCATTTTTAATGATAAAAATATTTTAAGTTCGGTAAAAACGAAATCAGGAAGAGAATATTTCGCAAAAAAGTTTATTTCTAATATTGAAATTCGCTCATTAATAAACCTGATTGGCAAAGAAAGGTTAAAAAAGTCCTTTTTAAACAGAGTTTTAAGTTGGGAACCCGTTTCGTCATGTTTCAGTGTTTATTTGGTTTTAAAACCGCATTCGTTTTCTAATTTCAATTATAATATTTACCATTATTCATCAGAAGAATTGGTTTGGAATGCCTATCGTTATAATAAAAAAGCATGGCCTGAAACGTATATGCTTTCGTCAACATCTTCAAAACATCATCCTGAATTTGCAGAAAGTTTAACTGCAATTTCTTATATGGATTTTGATGAAGTCAGAGATTGGCAAAATACATTTAATACCATTGCTGATGAGCATGAAAGGGGAGAGCAATACGAACAGTTCAAGCAGGAAAAAGCAGAAAGAATGATTGACGCTTTGGAAAAGAAATTTCCGAATTTAAGAGATTCAATTAAAAATATTTACACCTCTTCACCTTTGTCTTATCGCGATTATATCGGAAGTTTTGATGGAAACATGTATGGCTATGTTAAGAACTCGGAAAATCCTTTAAAAACAATGGTCTCTCCGCGTACGAAGATCGATAATCTGTTTCTTACAGGGCAATCTGTCAATATGCACGGGGTTTTAGGATGTACAATCGGAGCTTTCAATACTTGTGCTGAAATTTTAGGAAAAGAACTAATCGATGATCGATTGACACAAATGATTAATAAAAGTAAAGGTGAAGAATAA